Proteins from a single region of Bradyrhizobium diazoefficiens:
- the bioB gene encoding biotin synthase BioB — protein MVAAMDVKRNDGNNSAQVCRSWNRAGAEALYGLPFAELMFQAQSVHRANFDPNYVETASLLSIKTGGCPEDCGYCSQSAHYDTGLKATRLMNRADVVATAQRAKHAGATRFCMAAAWRSPKDRDLDQVCEMVSAVKGLGMETCVTLGMLMPKQAAQLSEAGLDFYNHNVDTSARFYGKIITTRTLQDRIDTLAHVREAGIKVCCGGIIGMGELVEDRLAMLILLANLPSHPESVPINLWNQVKGVPVNDTAERPDPIAVVRLVATTRIMMPKSVVRLSAGRQYMSDELQALCFLAGANSIFLGDVLLTTKNPNADRDTNLLARLGITSGLSSVKQGDERCAQTSM, from the coding sequence ATGGTTGCTGCTATGGACGTGAAGCGAAACGACGGAAACAACAGCGCGCAGGTCTGCAGAAGCTGGAACCGCGCCGGGGCTGAAGCACTCTATGGGCTGCCGTTTGCCGAGTTGATGTTTCAGGCGCAGAGCGTTCATCGCGCCAACTTCGATCCAAACTACGTTGAAACCGCAAGCCTGCTCAGCATCAAGACCGGCGGCTGTCCGGAGGACTGCGGCTACTGCTCGCAGAGCGCGCACTACGACACTGGGCTGAAAGCCACCCGCCTGATGAATCGCGCCGATGTGGTCGCGACCGCGCAGCGTGCCAAGCATGCGGGAGCGACCCGGTTCTGCATGGCCGCGGCGTGGCGCAGTCCAAAAGACCGCGATCTTGATCAGGTCTGCGAGATGGTCAGTGCGGTCAAGGGTCTCGGCATGGAGACCTGCGTCACGCTCGGGATGTTGATGCCGAAGCAGGCGGCACAGCTCTCAGAGGCCGGTCTCGACTTCTACAATCATAACGTCGATACCTCGGCGCGGTTCTACGGCAAGATCATCACCACCCGCACCTTACAGGACCGGATCGACACGCTTGCACATGTGCGCGAGGCGGGCATCAAAGTCTGCTGTGGCGGCATTATCGGCATGGGTGAGCTCGTCGAGGATCGCCTCGCCATGCTCATCCTGCTCGCCAATCTCCCCAGCCATCCGGAAAGCGTGCCAATCAACCTGTGGAACCAGGTAAAGGGCGTGCCAGTCAATGACACCGCAGAGCGTCCCGATCCGATCGCGGTGGTGCGTCTGGTCGCGACGACCCGCATCATGATGCCGAAGAGCGTGGTGCGGTTGTCCGCTGGACGTCAATACATGAGCGATGAACTGCAGGCGCTGTGCTTTTTGGCTGGCGCAAATTCAATCTTCCTCGGCGACGTGCTGTTGACGACGAAGAATCCGAATGCCGACCGCGACACGAATTTGCTGGCCCGGCTCGGCATCACGTCCGGGCTGTCTTCAGTGAAACAGGGCGACGAGCGCTGCGCGCAAACTTCAATGTAG
- a CDS encoding 8-amino-7-oxononanoate synthase, whose translation MSSIHTAKVADYVAALHALKQDDRLRRLRPREGIDFVSNDYLALASAPRMKKAVFAALEAGTPIGAGGSRLLRGNCEEHERLEAEAAQFFGAETALFFGGGYVANFALLTTLPQRGDLLVLDALVHASIHEGARTGRADFRISAHNDPQSVENTIRDWRTQGGMGRVWIVVESLYSMDGDFAPLEDLVAIAGRHDGFLIVDEAHATGVCGELGRGLAASYEGQGNLLVVHTCGKALGAAGALVTASTAMRDFMVNRCRPFIFATAPSPLMAVAVREALFILQQEPQRQQRLAELVAFTHREISVRGGRSPSASQIVPYIVGDNGRAMRLASRLQARGFDIRGIRPPTVPVGTARLRISLTLNIGEEDVRAMLDALFEETRGEVR comes from the coding sequence ATGAGCTCGATCCATACGGCCAAGGTCGCCGATTATGTCGCGGCGTTGCATGCCCTGAAACAGGATGACCGGCTGCGCCGCCTTAGGCCGCGCGAAGGCATCGATTTTGTATCGAACGACTATCTTGCGCTTGCGAGCGCACCGCGCATGAAAAAGGCAGTTTTTGCGGCGCTCGAGGCCGGCACCCCGATCGGAGCCGGTGGGTCGCGGCTTCTGCGCGGCAATTGCGAGGAGCACGAACGTCTCGAAGCAGAAGCGGCTCAGTTTTTTGGGGCGGAGACGGCGCTCTTCTTTGGCGGCGGTTATGTTGCAAATTTCGCTCTTCTGACAACGTTGCCGCAGCGCGGCGATCTACTCGTTCTCGATGCTCTCGTGCACGCGAGCATCCATGAAGGTGCGCGAACTGGGCGGGCCGACTTTCGCATAAGCGCCCACAACGATCCTCAGTCGGTCGAAAACACAATCCGCGACTGGCGTACCCAGGGCGGAATGGGCCGCGTCTGGATCGTGGTTGAAAGTCTCTACAGCATGGATGGCGACTTCGCGCCGCTCGAAGACCTCGTCGCTATCGCGGGCCGGCACGACGGGTTCCTGATCGTCGATGAGGCCCACGCCACAGGCGTCTGCGGGGAGCTGGGACGAGGACTTGCCGCCTCCTATGAGGGGCAAGGAAATCTGTTGGTCGTTCATACCTGCGGCAAGGCGCTGGGCGCCGCAGGCGCGCTTGTCACTGCCTCAACGGCCATGCGCGATTTCATGGTCAATCGCTGTCGCCCGTTTATCTTCGCCACAGCACCCTCACCATTGATGGCCGTTGCCGTGCGGGAGGCTCTGTTCATCCTGCAGCAGGAACCCCAGCGGCAGCAGCGTCTGGCCGAACTGGTTGCGTTCACACATCGGGAGATCAGCGTGCGCGGCGGGCGAAGTCCTTCGGCCTCGCAGATCGTGCCCTATATCGTCGGCGACAATGGGCGTGCGATGCGGCTCGCATCGCGATTGCAGGCGCGCGGTTTCGATATCCGCGGAATCCGGCCGCCAACTGTTCCCGTGGGTACGGCCCGCTTGCGAATTTCACTGACCCTCAACATCGGGGAGGAGGACGTGCGTGCAATGCTCGATGCGCTGTTCGAGGAGACGAGAGGTGAAGTGCGATGA
- the cysN gene encoding sulfate adenylyltransferase subunit CysN: protein MDTDALRELPFTGSKDQLCFITCGSVDDGKSTLIGRFLHDGRGIYEDQLQALARDSVKHGTTGDAIDLALLVDGLEAERKQGITIDVGYRFFTTLRRSFMVADTPGHERYTRNMATGASNAQLAVILIDARKGVLVQTKRHSYICALLGIRHVVVALNKMDLVDYRKEVFDRIVADYVRFASNLGFTSIAAVPISARYGDNIINRSRNTDWFHGPCLLDYLESIDIQSETAGLPFRFPVQWVSRPNLDFRGYAGTVVSGSIAVGDEIVVPASGRNSRVKQIVTYDGELVRAEAGDAVTITLTDEIDIGRGDVIAKPMERPEVADQFAAHVIWMDQEDMVPGRSYAFRIGTQSIASGSITAMKYRIDVNTGAHVAARTLRLNEIGFCKIATVLPATFDSYEANRRTGSFIVIDRDTNRTVGAGMIAFPLRRAAKACQPLSLGKKERAALKHQRPCVIWFTGLSGAGKSTIAKVVDQKLFAMSYHTMLLDGDNLRHGLNRDLGFTESDRIENIRRAGEVAKLMVDSGLLVICSFISPYKAERDMVRDVVGDGEFIEVFVDTPIGECVRRDPNGLYAKAKSGMIENFTGIDAPYEAPSAPEIHLTTLNQQPEHLAGIVLDCLATRGIIVPTNPTEN from the coding sequence ATGGATACTGATGCGCTGCGAGAGCTCCCCTTCACCGGCAGCAAGGATCAGCTGTGCTTCATCACCTGCGGCTCGGTGGACGATGGAAAGTCGACGCTAATCGGCCGGTTTCTGCACGACGGCAGGGGGATCTATGAGGATCAGCTGCAGGCGCTTGCGCGCGACAGCGTCAAGCACGGCACAACTGGGGATGCTATCGACTTGGCCCTGCTGGTCGATGGACTTGAGGCTGAACGCAAACAGGGCATCACCATCGATGTCGGCTATCGCTTCTTCACCACGCTGCGCCGATCCTTCATGGTGGCCGATACGCCCGGTCACGAACGATATACGCGTAACATGGCGACCGGCGCTTCCAACGCCCAGCTCGCGGTCATTCTCATCGATGCGCGCAAAGGCGTCCTGGTGCAGACAAAGCGCCACTCCTACATTTGCGCGCTCTTGGGCATCCGGCACGTGGTCGTGGCCCTGAACAAGATGGATCTGGTCGATTACCGCAAGGAGGTTTTTGATCGCATCGTGGCCGACTATGTCAGGTTCGCTTCGAACCTTGGCTTTACCTCGATCGCGGCTGTCCCGATCTCCGCGCGATACGGCGACAACATCATCAACCGGTCCCGCAACACCGACTGGTTTCACGGCCCTTGCCTGTTGGACTATCTCGAGAGTATCGACATCCAGTCCGAGACGGCTGGCTTGCCCTTCCGTTTCCCGGTACAATGGGTGAGCCGGCCGAATTTGGATTTCCGCGGTTACGCTGGAACCGTGGTCTCTGGCAGCATTGCGGTTGGCGACGAAATCGTCGTTCCAGCATCGGGACGCAATTCGCGCGTCAAGCAGATCGTGACGTACGATGGCGAGCTTGTGCGCGCCGAAGCCGGCGATGCAGTGACCATTACGCTGACCGACGAAATCGACATCGGCCGCGGGGATGTCATCGCCAAGCCGATGGAACGACCGGAGGTCGCTGATCAGTTTGCCGCCCACGTGATCTGGATGGACCAGGAGGACATGGTCCCAGGCCGGTCCTATGCCTTCCGGATCGGCACGCAATCGATTGCGTCCGGCAGCATCACCGCGATGAAATACAGGATCGACGTCAACACGGGCGCGCATGTGGCGGCCCGAACTTTGCGCCTCAATGAAATCGGCTTCTGCAAGATTGCAACCGTACTGCCGGCAACCTTCGATTCCTATGAAGCGAACCGTCGCACCGGCTCCTTCATCGTGATCGATCGCGACACCAACCGGACCGTCGGAGCCGGCATGATTGCGTTTCCCTTGCGGCGTGCCGCAAAGGCCTGCCAGCCGCTCTCACTCGGGAAGAAGGAGCGCGCCGCTCTCAAGCACCAAAGACCCTGCGTCATCTGGTTTACCGGGCTTTCCGGCGCGGGCAAATCGACCATCGCCAAGGTCGTCGACCAGAAGTTATTTGCGATGTCATATCACACCATGCTCTTGGACGGCGACAATCTCAGGCACGGTCTCAATCGAGATCTCGGCTTCACCGAATCCGATCGGATTGAAAACATCCGCCGCGCCGGCGAGGTTGCCAAACTGATGGTCGATAGTGGCTTGCTCGTGATCTGCTCGTTCATCTCGCCCTACAAGGCAGAACGAGACATGGTGCGCGATGTCGTGGGCGACGGCGAATTCATCGAGGTCTTTGTGGATACGCCGATCGGCGAATGCGTGCGGCGCGATCCGAACGGGCTCTACGCCAAGGCGAAATCCGGCATGATCGAGAATTTCACCGGCATCGATGCGCCATACGAGGCGCCGAGCGCGCCGGAGATCCATTTGACAACACTGAACCAGCAGCCGGAACACTTGGCCGGTATAGTGCTAGACTGCCTGGCCACACGAGGGATCATCGTGCCGACTAACCCGACGGAGAATTAG
- a CDS encoding HAMP domain-containing methyl-accepting chemotaxis protein, with protein sequence MTLLGISGVLVTGALCAAALNYASLVQSEANDSSKFKDHVASLSQSFLESRQITSDFLRKPSEIAITKHAKSHEEQLADLSRVEAFVSALPDHDPRKEATALRSVINLYATRFRNVVSAQRNLGFNEDDGFQGKLRKAVHAIEQRLADLNQPRLTILMLTMRQHEKDFMLRGEDKDGDRLADREAEFETALAQASLPAEMKSQLLDLIRAYKSSFVSFMVTQQALNDQADDLGQIYDRISPALAKIMAAADMHSRAAEMQAEQIQRKLIWLIGFATLLVGLLALLFGRRVAKTVASMAAAMRQLGEGRFDVVLPGLGRKDELGEMAAAVELFKLKAREKGQAEIDAKAEQDCAAAEQRQADIARLAGEFETAVGKVIDTVSSASSDLEASARSLTCTADHGRQLSVEVASSSEQASANVQLVATATGEMAATIASIGRQVEEAADIAREAVRRAELSDQRMAGLAAAADRIGSVVQLIAAIARQTNLLALNATIEAARAGDLGRGFAVVADEVKSLATQTAHATAEISEHIHGIQTATTDSVGAIADIGVIIGRISEIAVTVVNSIAEQGATSKNIASNLQEAAARTSQVAASAIEVTNGAKETGGASMQVLTSAELLSGESARLRRELGSFLGRIQAA encoded by the coding sequence ATGACACTGCTCGGTATCTCGGGAGTTCTTGTCACAGGTGCACTCTGCGCTGCCGCCCTGAACTACGCGAGCCTGGTCCAGAGCGAGGCGAATGACAGCAGCAAGTTCAAAGATCATGTCGCATCGTTGTCACAAAGCTTCCTTGAGTCACGCCAAATCACGAGCGACTTCCTGCGCAAGCCGAGCGAAATCGCAATCACCAAGCATGCGAAGAGCCATGAAGAGCAGCTCGCAGACCTGAGCCGGGTCGAAGCATTTGTGTCGGCTCTGCCCGACCACGACCCACGGAAGGAAGCGACGGCGTTGCGGTCCGTGATCAATCTCTATGCGACCCGCTTTCGAAACGTGGTCTCGGCGCAACGCAATCTGGGCTTCAACGAAGATGATGGATTTCAGGGCAAGCTGCGTAAGGCCGTGCATGCCATCGAGCAACGTCTAGCCGACCTGAACCAGCCACGCCTTACGATCTTGATGCTGACGATGCGCCAGCACGAGAAAGACTTCATGCTGCGTGGGGAAGACAAGGATGGCGATCGACTGGCTGACCGGGAAGCGGAATTCGAAACCGCGCTTGCTCAGGCGAGCCTCCCCGCGGAGATGAAATCCCAGCTCCTCGACCTGATCCGCGCATATAAGTCGAGCTTCGTGTCCTTCATGGTCACGCAGCAGGCGCTGAACGATCAGGCCGACGATCTCGGGCAAATCTACGACCGCATCAGCCCGGCGCTGGCGAAGATCATGGCCGCCGCTGACATGCACTCGCGGGCTGCAGAAATGCAAGCTGAACAAATTCAGCGCAAGCTGATTTGGCTGATCGGGTTTGCAACGTTGCTCGTTGGCCTGCTTGCGTTGCTGTTCGGCCGGCGCGTTGCGAAGACAGTCGCTTCGATGGCGGCGGCCATGCGCCAGCTCGGCGAGGGTCGCTTCGACGTCGTGCTGCCAGGCCTTGGCCGCAAGGATGAACTTGGCGAGATGGCCGCAGCGGTCGAACTGTTCAAGCTGAAAGCGCGCGAGAAAGGGCAAGCCGAAATCGATGCAAAGGCCGAACAGGATTGTGCCGCCGCCGAGCAGCGGCAGGCCGATATCGCTCGGCTCGCCGGCGAATTCGAAACCGCTGTGGGCAAGGTTATCGATACGGTCTCCTCTGCCTCCTCAGACCTTGAAGCCTCCGCCCGGAGCCTTACCTGCACGGCCGATCACGGCCGGCAGCTCTCGGTCGAAGTCGCCAGCTCATCGGAGCAAGCGTCTGCCAATGTTCAGCTCGTCGCGACAGCGACGGGCGAAATGGCGGCGACGATCGCGAGCATTGGCCGGCAGGTCGAAGAGGCCGCCGATATCGCGCGCGAAGCGGTTCGCAGGGCCGAACTCAGCGATCAGCGCATGGCCGGTTTGGCGGCTGCGGCGGACCGGATCGGCAGCGTGGTCCAGCTGATCGCCGCGATTGCGCGGCAGACCAATTTGCTCGCGCTGAACGCGACAATTGAAGCGGCGCGCGCCGGCGATCTCGGCAGAGGTTTTGCCGTTGTCGCTGACGAAGTGAAGTCTCTCGCAACGCAAACGGCGCATGCGACCGCCGAGATCAGCGAGCACATTCACGGCATTCAGACGGCAACGACTGACTCGGTCGGCGCGATTGCCGATATCGGCGTCATTATCGGTCGCATTTCCGAGATCGCCGTGACCGTGGTCAACTCCATCGCGGAGCAGGGGGCAACGAGCAAGAATATCGCGTCCAATTTGCAGGAAGCGGCCGCCAGAACCAGCCAGGTGGCGGCGAGCGCCATTGAAGTGACCAACGGCGCAAAGGAGACAGGAGGGGCCTCGATGCAGGTGCTGACGTCTGCCGAACTTCTGTCTGGGGAAAGCGCTCGGCTGAGGCGGGAGCTCGGCAGCTTCCTCGGCAGGATCCAGGCGGCTTGA
- the panC gene encoding pantoate--beta-alanine ligase: MQTITTVAELRRALANARRAGQRVGFVPTMGYLHEGHLALVEASRAQSDLTVLSIFVNPTQFGPNEDLSTYPRDFTRDEKLCRDADVAIVFAPDASEVYPAQFETFIEPGDLAKPLCGAFRPGHFRGVATVVCKLFNMVQPDIAFFGQKDFQQCAVVRHMVRDLDLPIEIVTVPTVREADGLAMSSRNRYLSEDERRRAGAISRGLFAAADKFRSGERDVERLLAIAKGHLNEVDRLQYLELVDHDTLKAAESPLSHPAALCAAAYVGSTRLIDNMILALPTS, translated from the coding sequence ATGCAGACAATCACGACAGTCGCTGAACTTCGTCGCGCTCTCGCCAACGCCCGAAGGGCCGGTCAACGCGTCGGATTCGTGCCGACCATGGGCTATTTGCACGAAGGTCACCTGGCGCTGGTCGAAGCCAGCCGGGCGCAATCTGACCTCACCGTCCTCAGTATCTTCGTGAACCCCACTCAGTTCGGGCCAAACGAGGATCTCAGCACCTATCCGCGCGACTTCACGCGCGATGAGAAACTGTGTCGCGATGCTGATGTTGCCATCGTCTTTGCGCCGGATGCCAGCGAAGTCTATCCGGCACAATTTGAGACCTTCATCGAGCCGGGGGACCTGGCAAAGCCGCTGTGCGGGGCGTTCAGGCCCGGGCACTTTCGCGGTGTCGCGACGGTCGTCTGCAAACTGTTCAACATGGTGCAGCCGGATATCGCGTTCTTCGGACAGAAGGATTTTCAGCAATGCGCGGTCGTGCGTCACATGGTACGTGATCTCGATCTTCCGATCGAAATCGTCACCGTGCCGACGGTCCGGGAAGCGGATGGGCTCGCGATGAGCAGTCGCAACCGCTATCTCAGCGAGGACGAACGTCGGCGGGCTGGTGCCATCAGCCGTGGACTGTTCGCCGCCGCGGACAAGTTCCGCTCAGGAGAACGCGACGTCGAAAGGCTGCTTGCAATCGCCAAAGGGCATTTGAACGAGGTCGATCGGCTGCAATACCTTGAGCTTGTCGACCATGATACGCTCAAAGCCGCCGAAAGTCCGCTGAGCCACCCGGCGGCCCTGTGTGCCGCAGCCTACGTCGGCTCGACACGGCTGATCGACAATATGATACTGGCGTTACCGACTTCCTAG
- the bioD gene encoding dethiobiotin synthase translates to MSQQIVVTGTDTGIGKTVFSAGLAHLLGANYWKPIQAGLEGETDTEVVARLGSLSGDRIVPEVHRLRTPASPYHSAEIDGVRIDADSLAVPDTGGRPLVIEGAGGLMVPLSLGTLYADVFERWRLPAVLCARTALGTINHSLLSIEALRRRHIDILGIAFIGERNAEAESAVCEIGRVRWLGRLPWLAPLTPDTLQVAFKASFRADTFKS, encoded by the coding sequence ATGAGCCAGCAGATCGTCGTGACAGGCACAGATACCGGGATCGGAAAGACGGTCTTTTCCGCAGGGCTCGCTCATCTCCTCGGCGCGAACTATTGGAAACCGATTCAGGCCGGCCTCGAAGGAGAAACCGACACCGAAGTCGTCGCGCGGCTGGGTAGTCTTTCAGGCGATCGCATCGTGCCGGAGGTTCACCGCCTTCGAACGCCGGCTTCGCCATATCACTCCGCGGAAATTGACGGTGTTCGCATCGATGCGGACTCGCTCGCTGTGCCAGACACCGGCGGGCGACCGTTGGTCATCGAGGGCGCCGGCGGGCTGATGGTGCCGCTGAGTCTCGGCACACTTTATGCTGACGTCTTTGAGCGATGGCGCCTTCCAGCAGTGCTCTGCGCTCGGACGGCGCTGGGCACCATTAATCACTCGCTGCTGTCGATAGAAGCTCTGCGGAGGCGCCATATCGACATCCTCGGGATTGCATTCATTGGGGAACGGAATGCTGAGGCCGAGAGCGCGGTTTGCGAGATTGGCCGCGTGCGTTGGTTAGGGCGATTGCCCTGGCTTGCTCCCCTCACGCCAGACACGCTGCAGGTCGCATTCAAGGCGTCGTTTCGCGCTGATACGTTCAAGTCATGA
- a CDS encoding adenosylmethionine--8-amino-7-oxononanoate transaminase: MTSKKRPAIWHPFTQHALQGEMTKVLRGDGAYLYTADNRRIIDAISSWWVVTHGHCHPHIVRAIQEQAGKLNQIIFAGYTHDPAEEVAAQLMKLAPRGLEHVFFSDSGSMSVEVSLKMAIGYWNNVGEPRTRIVVMQHSYHGDTIGAMSVGARGVFNDAYGPLLFDVTAIPFPAEGREQATLDALESACRNESPAAFIVEPLILGAGGMLMYPAWVLRDMKRICEASDVLFIADEVMTGWGRTGTLFACEQANVSPDIACYSKGLTGGALPLAVTLCRAEIFDAHYSKDRTRTFFHSSSYTANPVACAAAKANLDIWQDQEARQRVASVATMQEHAIEPFRADPRFANVRRTGTITALDLKTSDPGYLAGIGPKLRAFFESRNLLLRPLGNTIYVMPPYCVTAADLDQIYAGIRDAADALG; the protein is encoded by the coding sequence ATGACGTCAAAGAAGAGACCCGCGATCTGGCACCCGTTCACGCAACACGCGCTTCAGGGCGAGATGACAAAGGTTCTGCGTGGCGATGGTGCTTATCTCTACACCGCGGATAACCGCCGCATCATCGATGCAATCTCATCCTGGTGGGTCGTGACCCACGGTCATTGCCACCCGCACATCGTCAGGGCGATTCAGGAACAGGCCGGCAAGCTCAACCAGATCATCTTTGCCGGCTATACCCACGATCCGGCTGAGGAGGTTGCGGCGCAACTCATGAAGCTCGCACCCCGTGGGCTTGAGCATGTCTTCTTCTCCGACAGCGGCTCCATGAGCGTGGAAGTCTCGTTAAAAATGGCGATCGGCTATTGGAATAATGTCGGCGAGCCGCGGACACGCATTGTCGTGATGCAACATTCCTATCACGGCGATACAATTGGGGCGATGTCGGTGGGGGCTAGGGGCGTGTTCAATGACGCATACGGGCCCTTGCTGTTTGACGTGACCGCAATTCCGTTCCCTGCGGAAGGCCGTGAGCAGGCAACCCTCGATGCGCTCGAGTCGGCATGCCGAAACGAAAGTCCCGCAGCCTTTATTGTGGAGCCTCTGATTTTGGGGGCGGGCGGGATGCTGATGTACCCCGCTTGGGTGCTAAGGGACATGAAGCGGATCTGCGAGGCCTCTGACGTCCTGTTCATCGCCGATGAGGTGATGACGGGCTGGGGCCGGACCGGAACGCTATTCGCCTGCGAGCAGGCCAATGTCAGTCCAGATATCGCCTGCTATTCGAAAGGCCTCACCGGCGGGGCGCTCCCACTGGCAGTGACGCTCTGCCGCGCGGAGATATTCGACGCGCATTACTCAAAAGATCGTACCCGCACGTTCTTTCATTCGAGTTCATATACCGCGAATCCAGTGGCCTGCGCTGCCGCAAAAGCGAATCTGGATATCTGGCAAGATCAGGAAGCACGCCAGCGCGTCGCGTCTGTCGCCACGATGCAAGAGCATGCAATCGAGCCATTCCGTGCCGACCCGCGCTTTGCAAACGTCCGGCGGACCGGCACCATTACAGCGCTCGATCTGAAAACCAGCGATCCGGGCTATCTGGCAGGCATCGGTCCGAAGCTTCGGGCCTTCTTCGAGAGCCGAAATCTCTTGCTGCGCCCACTCGGCAACACGATCTACGTCATGCCGCCTTATTGCGTCACGGCGGCAGATCTTGATCAAATCTATGCCGGTATCAGGGATGCTGCCGATGCGCTGGGTTGA
- the panB gene encoding 3-methyl-2-oxobutanoate hydroxymethyltransferase has product MSHISEQPVERVTIPVLQRCKEEGRRIVMTTAYDAVTARIADSTVDVILIGDSVGNVCLGFDNTLPVSMAMMNHHLDAVARTRGRALLVADMPFLSFHLGIEETIRNAGGFLQRGAAAVKLEGGAKRVDMVRALVDCEIPVMGHLGLTPQSVNVMGGFKVQGRKADDALRLLDDAHRLQEAGCFALVLEGVPAELAARATEFLTIPTIGIGAGPNCSGQVLVFHDVLGLTEGHRPKFVRAYAEGFQLLQEALSRWAADVRSGAFPGPKESYLLPEGLTETIATWAPS; this is encoded by the coding sequence ATGAGCCACATTTCAGAGCAGCCTGTTGAACGTGTCACGATTCCAGTTCTGCAGCGGTGCAAGGAGGAGGGGCGCCGTATTGTAATGACCACGGCTTACGACGCGGTCACCGCGCGCATCGCCGATTCCACTGTCGATGTCATCCTGATCGGAGACAGTGTTGGCAATGTCTGCCTCGGATTCGACAACACGCTGCCGGTTAGTATGGCCATGATGAACCATCATCTGGATGCCGTTGCGCGCACAAGAGGTCGTGCCTTGCTCGTTGCCGATATGCCATTTCTCAGCTTTCATCTCGGCATTGAGGAGACGATACGCAACGCCGGGGGCTTTCTGCAGCGTGGCGCGGCAGCGGTTAAGCTCGAGGGGGGCGCGAAGCGCGTCGACATGGTCCGCGCTCTGGTCGATTGCGAAATTCCCGTGATGGGTCATCTCGGTCTCACTCCGCAGAGTGTCAATGTCATGGGGGGATTCAAAGTGCAGGGCCGGAAAGCCGATGACGCTCTGCGCCTGCTCGATGACGCCCACCGTCTGCAGGAGGCTGGATGCTTCGCTCTGGTCCTGGAGGGCGTTCCGGCGGAGCTCGCCGCGCGCGCGACCGAATTCCTGACGATACCGACCATTGGAATTGGCGCGGGTCCCAATTGCTCGGGCCAGGTGCTCGTATTCCATGATGTCCTGGGATTGACTGAAGGTCATCGGCCGAAATTCGTTCGCGCCTATGCAGAGGGTTTTCAGCTGCTGCAGGAGGCGCTGTCGCGCTGGGCCGCAGATGTCCGCAGCGGCGCATTCCCGGGACCGAAGGAGTCCTATCTGCTTCCAGAGGGCCTTACCGAGACGATCGCAACCTGGGCCCCCAGTTAA
- the panD gene encoding aspartate 1-decarboxylase, whose amino-acid sequence MQITLMKGKIHRASVTEADLHYEGSISIDRLLLDAAGLLINERVEIFNIDTGARFATYVIEAPKGSGMIGLNGAAARLAMPGDKVIIVAYAAFDEVDAKAFRPRVVRVDRENRILPG is encoded by the coding sequence ATGCAGATTACGTTGATGAAAGGCAAAATCCATCGCGCATCGGTCACTGAAGCCGATCTGCACTATGAAGGCTCGATTTCGATTGATCGGTTGCTGTTGGACGCTGCGGGACTCCTGATCAACGAGCGCGTCGAAATCTTTAATATCGACACCGGCGCACGCTTTGCCACCTATGTGATCGAGGCACCCAAGGGGTCCGGCATGATAGGTCTCAATGGTGCGGCCGCGCGACTAGCGATGCCTGGAGACAAGGTCATCATCGTTGCGTATGCCGCCTTTGATGAGGTGGATGCAAAAGCGTTCAGGCCACGCGTTGTGCGGGTTGACCGGGAGAACCGCATCCTACCCGGTTGA